The genome window GGAGCGGGAGCTGGCACCATTTCGGACAGCTcttcgtcgtcatcgtcatcgttggGCAACTTGACGCGTAGCGTTGACTGGCAGACAATTGCACCGCCAAGCAGACACCACAATAGTAAGCAGTTGCCACGACAACCGGGTGAATGGCGAGGTAGCGTTAGCGGATCCTGTGGCTCGATCAATCCACTCTGTGATAATTTAAATGGTATTACATTGAACGAATTAGCATCTAGTCAGAATAGCTTAGGCCTATCCCTAGGCAGCAACTCGTCGCTGGTGAATGGCGTTGTCGCTGGCGCCGCCGCTGGCTCCATGCTGGGCCTCGCTGGCAGCGATGATCATGACACCTCATTCAGCAAGAATGGCACCGAAATTCTTGACTTTGAGCCGCTGAACAATTGTGATGCTGCCACCGGCGGCGAGACGAGCGGCATTGGGAGCTGCAGCCTTAGCCAACAACAGGTAAGATTCATACAGTGCATATCTATAGCAAATTCTAATacatttccatttgctttGTATGCAGGCTCCATCACCACATGCTCCTCCTGTTCACTCACAGTTGTTGCAACCGCCTCCTCCGCCGCCACCACCACAACTGCCCTATGCGTCCATACTGATGGGCAATGTGGGCGACCAATTTGGCGACATTAACCGTTGGAGTCTGGACAGTAAAATCGCTGCATTAAAGACGCGACGCTCCAACAGTTTGACCACGCAAACTATTTCTAGCTGCTCGTCAAACTCGTCGAATTCGTCTGTGATTACGGTGAATGACAATTGCTCCAATTCTACAGAGAATTTGGCGCAATTTGCCAATAAACCGCGCAGTTTTTCGCTGTCCATTGAGCATCACCGCCACAATAACAATTGCATGGCAAACAGCACTTCAGACACCCGGCTCGATGATTTCAAACCGAGTTACATCAAGTTCCAGACGCGCAATGTCGGAATGTCAGGCATTGGATTATGGCTCAAGTCATTGCGTCTGCACAAATACATTGAACTGTTTAAGAACATGACGTACGAGGAGATGTTGCAGATTACCGAAGAGTTTCTACAGAGCGTTGGAGTCACTAAGGGCGCCTCGCATAAGCTGGCATTGTGCATTGAGAAGCTAAAGGAACGCGCCCATATTCTCAGCAAGGTGGAACAAGAGCTGCACACCGGTCAGATGAAAATTAGCACAGCTGTCGAAGAGCTTACCAACATTGTGCTAACGCCTATGAAGCCATTGGAAACGATAGCGGGTGAAGAGAACATTGGATTGCGTTTCCTCAAAGTCATCGATCTGGTGAGCAATGCACTACAGCAGGATCCCTATTGTGCGCCCGAAGAGGAAACTCTAGGTGTGTTCATGTGGATTCTGGATCGTTCTATACACAACGAGGCATTTGTGAATCATGCCAATCAACTCAAGGAACTGAAGTTTAAGTTGTCCAAGCTGAAGATGTCGATGGTGCCGAAACTGCATCACGTGAAGACTACGGGTGGCACCTCCAACAACATGAACAAGCCCAGGTAAGTGgttaaagaatatttaagaGTAACGATTCAGAATATTAcgtttgaaattaaaatagtCAGTTTGTGAACACTTTGCTTGCTTGATTTCTAATTGACTTTCCATTTCGTAGGTGGAATGGCAAGAGTCGCAAGTGTGATCCAAAAAATGCGAGCAATGATCGCATCAATCACCGCAAGAATTCAAACGATATGCTGAATTTTTCGCTTAACTGTCTGCAGCATCCGTTGCcgcatcatcaacagcagcagcagcaacaacaacagcagcaacaacagcagccacctCAGCAACAGTTCGATTTCAATGGCGGCTATCAGACTCAGCAGTACAAGAGCTCATCGTATCCCAGCTTCATGAATaattcgcagcagcagcaacagccgcaaACGCTAAAGCATCATTCACAGCATGCCCAGCAGATGCAGCAAATACTGCAACAGCATGCGCAACACTTTCCCGCGCTGCCACAGCAGACACCGCCGCCACATCATCGACGCTCGTTGAACAACCTGATCGTGGTCGCTGGTGGgccacagcagccgcaacagctAATCTTCAAGCCGGGTCAAGGCGTGCttaccaacagcaacaatgacaacctgcagcaacaacaacagcagcgcaaGCCAAGCTTGAACGGACTCAGCTCGGGACTaagtgcaacagcaattgtggagcagcaacagcaaccaaagAAAACGATGGCCGCTGTGGTTATGGTTAGTAATTCAGATCAAACAGAATCcccgcaacaacagcagcagcagcagccgccgcctcagattttaattaacagcaataacaataacaacaacagcactatactaaacaacaatataattaatcagcagcaactgcaattgctggcggcagcagcagctgctgcagcagttggCAATGGCAGAAGCTGTTTGTGTCCTGGTGATGTTGGTAATGGCGATGTCGTGCCCTGCACTGGTATCTGTAGCAATAGTCTTTGCCAGCAAcccattaacaacaacaatactaacaataacaacaacactagccacaacaataacaacaacaacaatatggaTCATTGTCTGACTCAGCCGCAGCTGATTAATCTGAGCATGACCACACTTAAGGAGAGCTTCAACATGCCACCGCATGACTATAAAATGAATGACTTCAAGAGTCTAGAGCAGCTGGAGACACTGTGTCGTCAAATGACTGAGCAGGCAATGAACTAAAGTTGTTGGCAGtgtttgttatattatttcaattttcttcaTATATTAGCTTTTTTCGATGTTTTGATTGTTATGTACGCGTGTGTCTCGTATCGTCAatgaattgtattttgtaatcGTTTTTAGTTATGTAAGAATACTgacaaaaatgtttgtttaaatgttaagtttgcacacactctctctctaatGCGCGTGCGTGTCAGTGTAATGTTTGTGTAAGTCCTCTAGCTCGTCTTTTGGGGGCTGCTGCAAACCCAAGTACAACGGCTGGCCGTGTACAACGGGTAAGGCCTAGTagataacaaacaaaaaagaaccCCTTCCTCCATCCTCGACTAAGCGCAGCTCCTGTCAAGACCTAGATGTGACGCTTTTTGCTGCCAATGTTATTAATGTTTAAGTTGAGACAATGACGAAGAAACCAATGTCATAAAAGTAGTTCGATATAGTTGAAAATCCTGAAACAAACTGCAAGAACACAAGCAAAACTAGAACCTACAACAGAAAAACATTACCTTTTTCTCTATAGGAAAATTTGGCCAAATTTGATCAACATTTTACGCTATTCT of Drosophila nasuta strain 15112-1781.00 chromosome 3, ASM2355853v1, whole genome shotgun sequence contains these proteins:
- the LOC132792668 gene encoding protein Smaug isoform X2 — encoded protein: MKYTTGTDNALPSGSSSSQNALNELPQQSQQLQQEQQQAAVTTTTTTSAVNTTAATSTTTKPNPSSTSSSNNSNQSDTNEETSPHATQAAVAAAAAATATGTTKNALFCEQVTTVTNLFEKWNDCERTVVMYALLKRLRYPSLKFLQYSIDNNLTQNLGTCQTNLSSVVIDINANNPSYLQNLLAAYKACTSSDHLVEAAAGASSSSDKDSMPCYGSDFQITSSTTQCALDERKLLTRKEDILQEVLNMLPLLKPGNEDAKLSYMTLISLAVKDTVQQQVPPEIVQQIFSYMLIHPAISSEDRRALNVWLRHLEDYKQTTNKRGSCSSYFGQPEQLQLQLQLGVGAGAGTISDSSSSSSSSLGNLTRSVDWQTIAPPSRHHNSKQLPRQPGEWRGSVSGSCGSINPLCDNLNGITLNELASSQNSLGLSLGSNSSLVNGVVAGAAAGSMLGLAGSDDHDTSFSKNGTEILDFEPLNNCDAATGGETSGIGSCSLSQQQAPSPHAPPVHSQLLQPPPPPPPPQLPYASILMGNVGDQFGDINRWSLDSKIAALKTRRSNSLTTQTISSCSSNSSNSSVITVNDNCSNSTENLAQFANKPRSFSLSIEHHRHNNNCMANSTSDTRLDDFKPSYIKFQTRNVGMSGIGLWLKSLRLHKYIELFKNMTYEEMLQITEEFLQSVGVTKGASHKLALCIEKLKERAHILSKVEQELHTGQMKISTAVEELTNIVLTPMKPLETIAGEENIGLRFLKVIDLVSNALQQDPYCAPEEETLGVFMWILDRSIHNEAFVNHANQLKELKFKLSKLKMSMVPKLHHVKTTGGTSNNMNKPRWNGKSRKCDPKNASNDRINHRKNSNDMLNFSLNCLQHPLPHHQQQQQQQQQQQQQQPPQQQFDFNGGYQTQQYKSSSYPSFMNNSQQQQQPQTLKHHSQHAQQMQQILQQHAQHFPALPQQTPPPHHRRSLNNLIVVAGGPQQPQQLIFKPGQGVLTNSNNDNLQQQQQQRKPSLNGLSSGLSATAIVEQQQQPKKTMAAVVMENLAKFDQHFTLF
- the LOC132792668 gene encoding protein Smaug isoform X1 gives rise to the protein MKYTTGTDNALPSGSSSSQNALNELPQQSQQLQQEQQQAAVTTTTTTSAVNTTAATSTTTKPNPSSTSSSNNSNQSDTNEETSPHATQAAVAAAAAATATGTTKNALFCEQVTTVTNLFEKWNDCERTVVMYALLKRLRYPSLKFLQYSIDNNLTQNLGTCQTNLSSVVIDINANNPSYLQNLLAAYKACTSSDHLVEAAAGASSSSDKDSMPCYGSDFQITSSTTQCALDERKLLTRKEDILQEVLNMLPLLKPGNEDAKLSYMTLISLAVKDTVQQQVPPEIVQQIFSYMLIHPAISSEDRRALNVWLRHLEDYKQTTNKRGSCSSYFGQPEQLQLQLQLGVGAGAGTISDSSSSSSSSLGNLTRSVDWQTIAPPSRHHNSKQLPRQPGEWRGSVSGSCGSINPLCDNLNGITLNELASSQNSLGLSLGSNSSLVNGVVAGAAAGSMLGLAGSDDHDTSFSKNGTEILDFEPLNNCDAATGGETSGIGSCSLSQQQAPSPHAPPVHSQLLQPPPPPPPPQLPYASILMGNVGDQFGDINRWSLDSKIAALKTRRSNSLTTQTISSCSSNSSNSSVITVNDNCSNSTENLAQFANKPRSFSLSIEHHRHNNNCMANSTSDTRLDDFKPSYIKFQTRNVGMSGIGLWLKSLRLHKYIELFKNMTYEEMLQITEEFLQSVGVTKGASHKLALCIEKLKERAHILSKVEQELHTGQMKISTAVEELTNIVLTPMKPLETIAGEENIGLRFLKVIDLVSNALQQDPYCAPEEETLGVFMWILDRSIHNEAFVNHANQLKELKFKLSKLKMSMVPKLHHVKTTGGTSNNMNKPRWNGKSRKCDPKNASNDRINHRKNSNDMLNFSLNCLQHPLPHHQQQQQQQQQQQQQQPPQQQFDFNGGYQTQQYKSSSYPSFMNNSQQQQQPQTLKHHSQHAQQMQQILQQHAQHFPALPQQTPPPHHRRSLNNLIVVAGGPQQPQQLIFKPGQGVLTNSNNDNLQQQQQQRKPSLNGLSSGLSATAIVEQQQQPKKTMAAVVMVSNSDQTESPQQQQQQQPPPQILINSNNNNNNSTILNNNIINQQQLQLLAAAAAAAAVGNGRSCLCPGDVGNGDVVPCTGICSNSLCQQPINNNNTNNNNNTSHNNNNNNNMDHCLTQPQLINLSMTTLKESFNMPPHDYKMNDFKSLEQLETLCRQMTEQAMN